In one window of Paraflavitalea soli DNA:
- a CDS encoding GH92 family glycosyl hydrolase has product MYRNFLTSIALLCMATLSSRAQSLTSYVDPLIGSGGHGHVFVGASVPFGAIQPGPNNFYKGWDWCSGYNYGDSVLIGFSQTHLSGTGIGDLADVLIMPYTGTIKTDKGIEKTPGSGYASRYSHSTEKAKPGYYVVTLADYNVKVELTATERVAFHQYHFPAGKEAHVIIDLKEGINDQTTDSYIRKIDEYTLLGRRFSKGWAKDQWLYFAIRSSLPLSQFNVYDNNQALQTDSGRGKAIKGLISFDKAPATLQLKVSISPVSPENALANITAELPHWNFSKVAKAADDKWNKELSRISIQSKSQKDKRIFYTALFHTMINPALFNDHNGDFRGADKKVYTGSKFQNYSVFSLWDTYRATNPLFTLTHPERVSDMMNTMLAIYQQQGKLPIWHLMGNETGTMVGISSLQVIAEAYLKGIRGYDIEKMYEAIKATAMSDSLGMMYVKNFQPIPSDKSARAVARALEYSISDGSIALLAQALGKTADYEYFSKRAQNYKLYFDPAHQFFKGKLSDGSWKPTFDPIKSYKPWADDYAEGNAWQYLWLVPHDIAGLEKLLGGRETFIKRLDTFFTLVPPHDPHALVDLTGLIGQYAHGNEPSHHITYLYSMVGQPEKTAEKVRHIMKDMYHDQPDGIIGNEDCGQMSAWYIFSSMGFYPVFPASGKYVLGSPLFDKITLNLPAGKKFTIEAVNNSPENIYIQRVEWNGKPYTSTCLLHSNILQGGVLKIQMGNKPNSQWGR; this is encoded by the coding sequence ATGTATCGAAATTTTTTAACCAGTATTGCCCTCCTTTGTATGGCCACCTTAAGCAGCCGCGCCCAATCCCTCACTTCTTACGTCGATCCCCTCATCGGCTCCGGTGGCCATGGCCACGTATTTGTGGGCGCCAGCGTTCCCTTTGGCGCCATTCAACCCGGCCCCAATAACTTTTACAAAGGGTGGGACTGGTGCTCCGGTTACAATTACGGCGATAGCGTATTGATCGGTTTCTCTCAAACCCATTTGAGCGGAACTGGCATCGGTGACCTGGCCGATGTACTCATCATGCCTTATACCGGCACGATTAAAACAGACAAAGGCATAGAGAAAACCCCCGGTAGCGGCTACGCCTCCCGGTATAGCCACAGCACCGAAAAGGCAAAGCCTGGTTATTATGTAGTGACTTTAGCCGATTACAATGTTAAGGTAGAGCTTACCGCTACAGAGCGCGTGGCTTTCCACCAATACCATTTCCCCGCAGGCAAAGAGGCCCATGTGATCATCGACCTGAAGGAAGGCATTAATGATCAGACCACAGACAGCTATATCAGAAAGATTGATGAATACACACTCCTGGGCCGTCGTTTTTCCAAAGGATGGGCAAAAGACCAGTGGCTCTACTTTGCCATCCGCTCTTCCTTACCCCTTAGCCAGTTCAACGTATACGACAATAACCAGGCCTTGCAGACCGATAGCGGTAGGGGCAAAGCCATCAAAGGCCTGATCAGTTTCGACAAAGCCCCTGCTACGCTCCAGCTGAAAGTGAGCATTTCACCCGTCAGCCCCGAAAATGCACTGGCCAATATAACTGCCGAGCTACCCCATTGGAATTTTAGTAAAGTAGCAAAAGCTGCCGATGATAAGTGGAACAAAGAACTGTCCCGCATCAGCATACAGTCCAAAAGTCAAAAGGACAAAAGGATATTCTACACCGCCCTCTTCCATACCATGATCAACCCGGCCTTGTTCAATGACCACAATGGCGATTTTCGGGGTGCCGACAAGAAAGTATATACAGGTTCGAAGTTTCAGAATTACTCCGTATTCTCCCTGTGGGATACTTACCGCGCTACCAATCCTTTGTTTACACTCACCCATCCTGAGAGAGTAAGCGACATGATGAATACCATGCTGGCTATTTATCAGCAGCAGGGCAAACTGCCCATCTGGCACCTCATGGGCAATGAGACCGGTACCATGGTAGGCATCAGCAGTCTGCAGGTAATAGCCGAAGCATACCTGAAAGGCATCAGGGGGTACGACATAGAGAAAATGTACGAAGCTATAAAGGCCACAGCTATGTCCGATTCCCTGGGCATGATGTATGTAAAGAATTTTCAACCCATTCCTTCCGATAAGTCGGCCCGTGCCGTGGCCAGGGCATTGGAATATAGCATCAGTGATGGCAGCATTGCCCTCCTGGCCCAGGCCCTGGGCAAGACCGCCGACTATGAATATTTTTCAAAACGTGCCCAGAACTACAAACTTTACTTTGATCCTGCCCATCAATTCTTCAAAGGAAAATTATCCGATGGTTCCTGGAAACCCACCTTCGATCCCATCAAATCATACAAACCCTGGGCCGATGATTATGCCGAAGGCAACGCCTGGCAATACCTATGGCTGGTACCTCATGATATAGCCGGATTGGAAAAGTTATTGGGTGGCAGGGAAACATTCATCAAAAGATTGGATACCTTCTTTACCCTCGTACCGCCCCATGATCCCCATGCCCTCGTCGATCTTACCGGCCTCATCGGTCAGTATGCCCATGGCAATGAACCCAGCCACCACATCACTTATCTGTATTCCATGGTAGGGCAGCCAGAGAAAACCGCAGAAAAAGTGCGGCACATCATGAAAGACATGTACCACGATCAGCCCGATGGGATCATTGGCAACGAAGATTGCGGGCAGATGTCTGCCTGGTATATCTTCTCTTCCATGGGTTTCTATCCCGTATTTCCTGCTTCAGGAAAATACGTTCTCGGAAGCCCCCTCTTTGATAAGATCACCCTTAATTTACCTGCAGGAAAAAAGTTTACTATAGAAGCTGTTAATAATAGTCCTGAAAATATCTATATTCAACGCGTGGAATGGAATGGCAAACCGTATACCAGCACCTGCCTCCTGCACAGCAATATCCTGCAAGGCGGTGTGCTGAAAATACAGATGGGCAACAAACCCAATAGCCAGTGGGGAAGATAG
- a CDS encoding ATP-grasp domain-containing protein, whose amino-acid sequence MEQAINTVQWIVQKNVTSPNDLEGLREACKLINVNCIELNIIPFTNELPAFEIKPCNIYYGSTTFTGLIYNHVPDRKGLFFDPLIFSMENYIEQWGKHMLNSEASVITFKELMERGYDGEKMLFIRPNNDDKSFSCEVRMFSEIAGWYKQLAAIENSGLNLDTKIVVSEPYNIQYEWRLWIVNKQVIAASKYREYFKLTKEAGCPDSVIAFAEDRCEEYTPHDIFVMDICLCGDTYYIVECGCMNGAGFYKADISTIVSYVTAHFAKSCQ is encoded by the coding sequence ATGGAACAGGCTATCAATACTGTGCAGTGGATCGTTCAAAAGAATGTAACGAGCCCCAATGATCTGGAAGGTTTAAGGGAAGCATGTAAGCTTATCAATGTGAATTGCATTGAGCTAAATATTATTCCCTTCACTAATGAGTTGCCTGCCTTTGAAATAAAGCCTTGCAATATATATTACGGGTCAACCACCTTTACGGGGCTTATTTACAATCATGTGCCTGACCGGAAAGGGCTGTTTTTTGATCCCCTTATTTTCTCCATGGAAAACTATATTGAGCAATGGGGTAAGCACATGCTCAATTCTGAGGCTTCTGTCATCACCTTTAAAGAATTAATGGAACGCGGGTATGATGGTGAAAAGATGTTGTTTATCCGACCTAATAATGATGATAAATCTTTCTCGTGTGAAGTGAGGATGTTTAGTGAAATAGCCGGATGGTACAAACAACTTGCAGCTATTGAGAATTCAGGTCTAAACCTGGATACTAAAATCGTTGTATCAGAACCCTACAATATTCAATACGAGTGGCGGTTATGGATCGTGAATAAACAAGTAATCGCTGCATCGAAGTACCGGGAATATTTTAAGCTAACCAAGGAGGCCGGCTGCCCGGACTCCGTGATAGCGTTTGCTGAAGACAGATGTGAAGAGTACACTCCCCATGATATTTTTGTAATGGATATCTGCCTTTGCGGAGACACGTATTATATTGTTGAATGTGGCTGTATGAATGGCGCCGGCTTTTACAAAGCCGATATTTCCACAATTGTATCCTATGTTACTGCTCACTTTGCAAAGAGCTGTCAATAG
- a CDS encoding family 43 glycosylhydrolase, with translation MQFRNLCSIVVCLLLTSGLQRTYAAGNNIPADTLERTVYTNPVIPGDFADPSVIKVGDTFYAIGTSSEWAPHFPLFTSTDLVNWKQVGYIFNKQPAWTTSSFWAPELFYHNNTFYVYYVARRKSDNKSFIGVATSKDPLKGFTDHGVIIEHGNEAIDAFVLNDNGTLYMTFKAYGLDKRPIEILACKLSADGLKKEGDYFSLLRDDARQGMEGQALMKWNNYYYLFYSAGGCCGLKCSYNVRVARATTIQGPYVNYEGNPLLSENDNWKCPGHGTFVQTVPGQFYYLYHAYSKKDDVFTGRQGMLDELVWNEYTGWPLFKNAKAPSANVPEPVDNVRQASSRYMQDEFSTAKLPLYWQWDFRHTTPVTTLKGGYLYLSGNTDTSNHAGTALTLRPVSGNYELNTKVVNSNASLKGLVLYGDANQAVGIGVVGNKVQLWEVKNNQRKILAEATLKQSTTHLRMLVSEGYQCRFFWSREGTGFYELKAGDQPYYDGRHLPPWDRSPRPGLLHYGNNKAPAAFDYFNIGYTDK, from the coding sequence ATGCAGTTCCGGAACCTTTGCTCCATAGTTGTTTGCTTGTTATTGACAAGCGGTCTCCAGCGCACCTACGCTGCCGGAAACAATATTCCGGCAGACACCCTGGAGCGCACCGTCTACACCAACCCCGTCATCCCCGGCGACTTTGCCGATCCTTCAGTCATAAAAGTAGGCGATACCTTCTATGCTATCGGCACCTCTTCCGAATGGGCGCCCCATTTTCCTTTGTTCACTTCCACAGACCTCGTGAACTGGAAACAAGTAGGCTATATATTCAACAAACAACCAGCCTGGACAACTTCCTCCTTTTGGGCGCCTGAACTGTTCTACCACAACAACACTTTCTATGTATATTATGTAGCCAGAAGAAAAAGTGATAATAAATCCTTTATTGGTGTGGCTACGTCCAAAGATCCCCTGAAAGGATTTACCGATCACGGCGTGATCATCGAACATGGCAACGAAGCCATCGATGCATTTGTGCTCAACGACAATGGCACCCTCTACATGACCTTCAAAGCCTATGGCCTCGACAAGCGGCCCATCGAAATACTGGCCTGTAAGTTATCTGCCGATGGATTGAAAAAAGAAGGCGACTACTTTAGCTTGTTGCGCGATGATGCCCGGCAGGGAATGGAGGGCCAGGCATTAATGAAATGGAACAATTATTATTACCTGTTTTACTCCGCCGGTGGTTGTTGCGGACTTAAATGTAGTTACAATGTAAGGGTGGCCAGGGCTACTACCATACAGGGGCCTTACGTGAACTACGAAGGCAACCCCCTGCTTAGCGAAAACGACAACTGGAAATGCCCGGGCCATGGTACATTCGTACAAACCGTCCCTGGCCAATTCTATTATTTGTACCATGCCTACAGCAAAAAGGATGATGTATTTACCGGCAGGCAGGGTATGCTCGATGAGCTCGTTTGGAATGAATATACAGGCTGGCCCCTCTTTAAAAATGCTAAAGCTCCTTCAGCCAACGTGCCGGAGCCGGTTGATAATGTCCGTCAGGCAAGCAGCCGCTATATGCAGGATGAGTTCAGTACTGCCAAACTACCGTTGTATTGGCAATGGGATTTCAGACATACCACACCTGTCACCACACTGAAAGGAGGCTACCTGTACCTGTCTGGTAACACTGATACCAGCAATCATGCCGGCACAGCTTTAACCCTGCGTCCTGTATCCGGAAATTATGAACTCAATACCAAAGTGGTCAACAGCAATGCTTCCCTCAAAGGACTGGTACTATATGGGGATGCCAACCAGGCCGTGGGCATTGGTGTTGTGGGCAATAAAGTGCAATTGTGGGAAGTAAAGAACAACCAGCGAAAGATATTGGCAGAAGCCACCTTAAAGCAATCAACCACCCATTTGCGGATGCTGGTAAGCGAAGGCTATCAATGCCGCTTCTTCTGGAGTAGGGAAGGTACCGGCTTTTATGAACTGAAAGCTGGCGATCAACCATATTACGATGGCCGTCACCTGCCACCCTGGGACCGCAGCCCCCGGCCGGGATTATTGCATTATGGCAACAACAAAGCTCCCGCCGCCTTCGACTACTTCAACATTGGATACACTGATAAATAA
- a CDS encoding glycoside hydrolase family 2 protein, with product MKIMNTPYRSLCLAIAMLPLISPAQHLEYKEVFAPTESWVKAQEKPFRQDLCLNGSWQFQPVPLPAGFKEGIDKVPTLTAVNTDAWEKTPIRIPSPWNVNSFADKNAQGGDFRTYPSYPAGWENAKMGWLRKKFTVPAGWKGQRMQLHFEAIAGDAEIIVNGKKTGNHFGIFLPFDIDVTEAIIPGKENELLVGVRKASLFDKRSDYGRRTYQAGSFWGQHIAGIWQDVYLVALPPVHVADVYVNPKVAANLLEAELTVVNEGAADATITLSGKVFPWMAATATLSAKPALEIKPVTIKVSAHGQVKTTIVANVQGQLKYWSPQSPQLYGLVVQTISNRKIIDNKYTRFGWRQVTLKDDKVLLNGAAITMRGDSWHFLGIPQMTRRYAAAWYKAMRDANLNAVRLHAQPYPSFYLDVADEMGILVLDETAVWASDGGPKLNDPAYWQDSRTHLSELILRDRNHPSVFGWSVSNEVMPIVRGVMRNPPGMKDTLVKYYSVWADICRQLDPSRQWISADGEDDGEGHLPVYIVHYGGFDAMNRAKKSGKPWGVGEAGMAYYGTPEQVAATNGDRAYEDFKGRMEGVAASSYQSLIAQKERNAVYQSVFNMVWYGLTPVPFGMKDITRPPTLEDGVYFTHFKEGQPGVQPERLGPYCSTLNPGYDRGLPLYTTWPLFDAIRDAAANKVVSKWMAPKPATPAAPVVKPVQSVQVLAGEGGTLATALKQTGVLFTKDIKDPIPQLLFIDGAHPPVADSRDIIEKVTNNGGTVVVWGVSNDKLSALNQLLPAPLIVTDRTATSLVKFSQSSVAHIKFTDPLDSIVGGISLADLYFSELRPAEITTQGMSGALVQQSRVLLRAAPTDWPKWNKQPEYAKTGMVLRSGLEAKPAGAVLIAKRMGKGRLVVTTLPAAPRLAKAEKTIRMLLANLGTPLGTGSDAGKPLLKGGGIVRTLLSGTYPITSLQEAADKNFIDPAAGDAIKLNATVDAKPWTLLYEESGLVDFAKAKMDGPKNNAVAYLSFWVSSPRALDDLLIEPNIPIVNMEVAADDAVQVWLNGKRIINNIRNGDIDNGKAKADALKLHQGWNHFLIKVIQLGGEWKFTGRLTSNQPDFLADLESALQKP from the coding sequence ATGAAAATAATGAACACCCCGTACCGCTCCCTATGCCTCGCGATTGCCATGTTGCCATTGATCAGCCCCGCACAACACCTCGAGTACAAAGAAGTATTCGCCCCCACCGAAAGCTGGGTAAAAGCCCAGGAAAAACCATTCCGCCAGGACCTTTGCCTCAATGGCTCGTGGCAGTTCCAGCCAGTGCCATTGCCGGCTGGCTTCAAAGAAGGCATCGACAAGGTGCCCACCCTCACTGCTGTCAATACCGATGCCTGGGAAAAGACACCCATCCGCATCCCTTCTCCCTGGAATGTCAACTCCTTCGCCGATAAGAATGCACAGGGAGGTGACTTCCGCACCTATCCCAGTTATCCCGCAGGCTGGGAAAATGCCAAAATGGGATGGCTCAGGAAAAAGTTCACCGTACCCGCCGGTTGGAAAGGCCAGCGTATGCAACTGCATTTTGAAGCGATAGCGGGCGATGCAGAGATCATTGTCAATGGAAAGAAGACCGGCAACCACTTCGGTATCTTCCTGCCTTTCGATATCGACGTTACCGAAGCCATTATACCGGGCAAGGAAAATGAATTGCTGGTAGGCGTACGCAAAGCATCCTTGTTCGATAAAAGAAGCGATTATGGCCGCCGCACTTACCAGGCAGGTTCTTTTTGGGGCCAGCACATCGCCGGCATCTGGCAGGATGTTTACCTCGTAGCCCTTCCCCCCGTGCATGTAGCTGATGTATACGTGAACCCCAAAGTAGCAGCCAACCTGCTCGAAGCTGAATTGACCGTAGTAAATGAAGGCGCCGCCGATGCCACCATCACCCTTTCCGGAAAAGTGTTTCCCTGGATGGCGGCAACTGCCACCTTATCTGCCAAACCTGCTTTGGAAATAAAACCCGTTACCATCAAGGTGTCCGCTCATGGCCAGGTCAAAACTACCATAGTGGCTAACGTACAAGGTCAGCTTAAATATTGGTCGCCCCAATCACCCCAGCTTTATGGCCTCGTAGTACAAACCATCAGCAATCGAAAGATCATTGACAACAAATATACCCGCTTCGGATGGCGGCAGGTAACCCTCAAAGACGATAAGGTATTGCTCAATGGAGCAGCCATCACCATGCGGGGCGATTCCTGGCACTTCCTGGGCATTCCACAAATGACCCGGCGTTATGCAGCCGCCTGGTACAAGGCCATGCGCGATGCAAATCTCAATGCAGTGCGTTTGCACGCGCAGCCTTATCCTTCTTTTTATCTCGACGTAGCCGATGAAATGGGCATCCTCGTATTGGATGAGACAGCCGTATGGGCCAGTGATGGCGGACCCAAACTCAATGATCCTGCCTACTGGCAGGATAGCAGGACCCATTTGAGTGAACTCATCCTGCGCGATCGTAACCACCCAAGCGTATTTGGCTGGAGCGTATCCAATGAGGTAATGCCCATCGTGCGCGGTGTTATGCGCAATCCCCCTGGTATGAAAGATACCCTGGTGAAGTATTACAGCGTATGGGCCGATATATGCCGCCAGCTCGATCCTTCCCGTCAATGGATCTCTGCCGATGGAGAAGACGATGGAGAAGGACATTTGCCTGTGTATATTGTGCACTATGGTGGTTTCGATGCCATGAACCGCGCAAAGAAAAGTGGTAAACCCTGGGGGGTAGGAGAAGCCGGAATGGCTTACTATGGCACACCCGAACAAGTAGCGGCTACCAATGGCGATCGTGCCTATGAAGATTTCAAGGGCCGTATGGAAGGCGTGGCCGCCTCATCCTATCAATCACTCATCGCCCAGAAGGAAAGGAATGCTGTATACCAAAGCGTTTTCAACATGGTATGGTACGGGCTCACCCCTGTGCCCTTTGGTATGAAGGATATAACCAGGCCGCCTACATTGGAAGATGGTGTGTATTTCACCCACTTCAAAGAAGGCCAGCCCGGCGTACAACCCGAGCGCCTCGGTCCTTATTGCTCTACTCTCAACCCTGGTTATGATCGCGGCTTACCATTGTACACTACCTGGCCTTTGTTCGACGCCATACGCGATGCAGCGGCAAATAAAGTTGTCAGCAAATGGATGGCGCCAAAGCCCGCTACTCCAGCTGCTCCTGTTGTGAAACCGGTACAATCTGTACAGGTATTGGCAGGTGAAGGTGGTACTTTGGCAACAGCCCTCAAACAAACCGGTGTTTTATTCACCAAAGATATAAAGGACCCAATACCCCAACTCCTCTTCATTGATGGCGCTCATCCACCTGTAGCCGATAGCCGCGACATCATAGAAAAAGTAACCAATAATGGAGGCACCGTAGTGGTATGGGGAGTAAGCAACGATAAGTTAAGCGCTTTGAATCAACTCCTGCCCGCACCGTTGATCGTCACAGACCGTACAGCCACCTCATTGGTGAAATTCAGCCAATCATCCGTTGCTCATATTAAATTCACCGATCCACTCGATAGCATTGTTGGGGGCATCAGTTTGGCCGATCTATACTTTTCAGAATTGCGCCCCGCCGAGATCACTACACAAGGCATGAGTGGTGCCCTCGTACAGCAAAGCCGTGTGTTGTTGAGAGCCGCCCCCACAGATTGGCCAAAGTGGAATAAACAACCCGAATATGCGAAAACCGGCATGGTGCTGCGGTCCGGGCTGGAAGCAAAACCTGCCGGCGCAGTCCTTATCGCAAAGAGGATGGGGAAGGGGCGCTTGGTCGTAACTACCTTACCAGCTGCGCCACGCCTGGCCAAAGCAGAGAAAACCATTCGCATGCTCCTGGCCAATCTGGGCACGCCACTCGGCACCGGCAGCGATGCAGGTAAACCATTGTTGAAAGGCGGCGGCATCGTTCGTACATTGTTGTCTGGTACTTACCCCATAACATCCTTACAGGAAGCGGCTGATAAAAACTTCATTGACCCCGCCGCCGGCGATGCCATCAAATTGAATGCAACAGTCGATGCCAAACCCTGGACCCTCTTGTATGAGGAGAGCGGCCTGGTAGATTTTGCCAAAGCAAAAATGGATGGCCCCAAAAACAACGCCGTAGCTTATCTTAGTTTTTGGGTATCCAGCCCAAGGGCCCTCGACGACCTGCTTATTGAGCCCAATATACCCATCGTAAATATGGAAGTAGCTGCCGATGATGCCGTACAGGTATGGCTCAATGGAAAAAGGATCATCAACAATATCCGCAATGGCGATATCGACAATGGAAAAGCAAAAGCTGATGCACTCAAGTTGCACCAGGGTTGGAACCACTTCCTCATCAAAGTCATTCAGCTGGGTGGCGAATGGAAGTTTACCGGAAGGCTCACCAGCAACCAACCCGATTTCCTGGCCGATCTGGAATCTGCCTTGCAAAAACCTTAA
- a CDS encoding sialate O-acetylesterase, whose protein sequence is MIIKMKHILLLAITCCLSSLLSKAQLKLPAIISDNMVLQSDIRVPIWGSALPGEKVRISFKGKTFTATTGSDSTWLVKLGTYPAGGPYEMKVKGNNEEKIISNIWIGEVWLASGQSNMEFGIQKDSRGAEAIANATDSLIHFFYVPMAASLTRQKDIAPVPNGSLNGKWIVCSPEVMAAKWAWNGFSAPAYYFAQQIRKTTNTPVGMIGSYKGGTPAQAWTSVEGLQQDTALARHIKKRQEIINNYETVQKEYPQKQAAFQEANKKWLTDSIGPRPQPPVAPNGGFGAPTNLFHAMIAPLIPYAMKGVIWYQGESNGDRLSDALEYETLFPRMIKDWRQQWGQGNFPFLFVQLTSHRPAAKTPSEGNWAWVREAQQKTLALPNTGMAVTTDIGDARDIHPTNKLDVGLRLALAAKAIVYRQSLVYEGPVYQSMQVKGNEIHIQFKNAGDGLRIKTDTIMSQAPSLSGFGIAAADGKFVWAKARIEGKKIIVSSDEVKDPVAVRYNWADNPPGNLINNIGLPAAPFRTDNWPASPGK, encoded by the coding sequence ATGATCATCAAAATGAAACATATCCTCCTGCTGGCAATTACCTGCTGTTTATCCTCTTTATTGTCAAAGGCCCAATTGAAATTGCCCGCCATCATCAGCGATAATATGGTATTGCAAAGCGACATCCGTGTTCCCATCTGGGGCAGTGCACTACCAGGAGAAAAGGTCCGCATTTCCTTCAAGGGAAAAACCTTTACCGCTACCACCGGCAGCGATAGTACCTGGCTGGTAAAGCTGGGCACTTACCCCGCGGGTGGGCCTTATGAAATGAAGGTAAAAGGCAACAACGAAGAGAAGATCATATCCAATATCTGGATAGGCGAAGTATGGCTGGCCTCCGGCCAATCCAATATGGAATTTGGTATCCAGAAAGACAGCCGTGGGGCTGAAGCCATCGCCAATGCTACAGACTCACTCATCCATTTTTTCTATGTGCCCATGGCTGCCTCCCTCACCAGGCAGAAAGACATAGCACCCGTACCCAATGGTTCCCTCAATGGTAAGTGGATCGTTTGTTCCCCTGAAGTGATGGCCGCCAAATGGGCCTGGAATGGATTCTCTGCACCCGCTTATTACTTTGCACAACAGATACGCAAAACCACCAACACGCCCGTAGGAATGATCGGCAGTTACAAGGGCGGCACCCCCGCACAAGCCTGGACAAGCGTAGAAGGACTTCAACAGGATACTGCATTGGCGCGCCACATAAAAAAGCGGCAGGAAATCATCAACAATTACGAAACCGTACAAAAAGAGTATCCCCAAAAGCAGGCTGCCTTTCAGGAAGCCAATAAGAAATGGCTGACAGATTCTATAGGCCCAAGACCACAGCCACCTGTAGCACCCAATGGAGGATTTGGTGCTCCGACCAATCTGTTCCATGCCATGATAGCCCCGCTGATCCCCTATGCAATGAAAGGTGTGATCTGGTACCAGGGTGAAAGTAATGGCGATCGCCTCTCCGATGCCCTGGAATATGAAACCTTATTCCCGCGTATGATCAAAGATTGGCGCCAGCAATGGGGGCAGGGCAATTTTCCTTTCCTCTTTGTACAGCTTACCAGTCACAGGCCTGCGGCCAAAACCCCGTCCGAAGGCAATTGGGCCTGGGTACGTGAGGCTCAGCAGAAAACCCTTGCTTTACCCAATACCGGCATGGCCGTAACCACCGATATTGGTGATGCAAGAGATATACATCCTACCAATAAGCTCGATGTGGGGCTGCGATTGGCCCTCGCTGCAAAGGCCATTGTCTATCGGCAATCACTGGTATATGAAGGCCCCGTTTATCAATCCATGCAGGTAAAGGGAAATGAAATACACATACAATTTAAGAATGCCGGAGACGGGCTACGGATCAAAACCGATACCATAATGTCCCAGGCGCCCTCCTTGAGTGGCTTTGGCATAGCAGCAGCCGATGGGAAATTTGTATGGGCCAAAGCCCGTATAGAAGGGAAGAAGATAATTGTGTCCAGCGATGAGGTCAAAGATCCCGTAGCAGTTCGTTACAACTGGGCCGATAATCCACCCGGTAATCTTATTAATAACATTGGCCTGCCTGCTGCTCCCTTCCGCACCGACAACTGGCCGGCCTCACCAGGTAAATGA